A single genomic interval of Daucus carota subsp. sativus chromosome 1, DH1 v3.0, whole genome shotgun sequence harbors:
- the LOC108206478 gene encoding uncharacterized protein LOC108206478 isoform X2 — MSKARRKRDNLILKPQKTSSLLLRIIVLVCAMLCGVYICSVHLKRISAGTKDEALSVQVVRGQCLVPHVEPWEKPYVHYPNPETFRRDECACHPVRSFAILSTQRSGSGWFETLLNSHTNISSNGEIFSVKDRRSNISTITETLDKVYNLDWLTSASKRECTAAVGLKWMLNQGLMQYHEEIVEYFKSRGVLVIFLFRRNHLRRMISILANSYDQNAKPLNGTHKSHVHSSHEAEILAKFQPTINTTLLIPNLRQVDEMTTKALEYFRSTRHIVVYYEDIIKNRTKLDEVQDFLRVPRIKLTSRQVKIHKGSLNEQVTNWDDIEKTLRGTPYESFLNADYKL; from the exons ATGAGTAAAGCGAGGAGGAAAAGG GATAACTTGATTTTAAAGCCGCAAAAGACATCTTCACTTCTGTTGAGAATAATTGTGTTGGTATGTGCAATGCTTTGTGGGGTTTATATATGCTCAGTGCATCTAAAACGAATCAGTGCTGGCACCAAGGACGAAGCTCTAAGCGTTCAAGTAGTAAGGGGGCAATGTCTGGTCCCACATGTTGAACCATGGGAAAAACCTTATGTTCACTACCCAAATCCTGAAACTTTTCGGAG AGATGAGTGTGCATGCCATCCAGTGCGATCCTTTGCTATTTTGTCTACGCAGAGATCCGGGAGTGGATGGTTTGAGACATTATTGAATAGTCATACCAACATAAGTTCTAATGGAGAGATCTTCTCAGTCAAAGACCGGAGAAGTAACATTTCAACAATCACAGAAACATTGGATAAAGTTTACAATTTAGACTGGTTAACAAGTGCTTCGAAGAGGGAGTGTACAGCCGCAGTTGGCTTAAAATGGATGCTCAATCAG GGTTTGATGCAGTATCATGAAGAAATTGTGGAGTACTTTAAAAGTAGGggagttttagttatatttctTTTTAGAAGAAATCATCTGCGAAGGATGATTTCAATTCTTGCAAATTCTTATGATCAAAATGCTAAACCACTGAATGGGACACACAAATCTCATGTGCATTCATCCCACGAG GCTGAGATACTTGCGAAATTTCAACCTACTATAAATACCACGTTGCTCATACCCAACTTGAGGCAAGTCGATGAGATGACTACTAAAGCCTTGGAATATTTCAGGAGCACAAGGCACATTGTAGTATACTACGAAGATATTATAAAGAATCGGACT AAACTGGACGAGGTTCAAGATTTTCTGAGGGTACCTCGAATAAAGCTGACTAGTCGTCAGGTGAAGATACACAAAGGATCCTTGAATGAACAAGTTACAAATTGGGATGATATAGAAAAGACACTGAGGGGAACACCCTATGAGAGCTTCCTTAATGCAGATTATAAATTGTAG
- the LOC108197181 gene encoding polyadenylate-binding protein RBP47 isoform X2: MQPPSNGGDMSQQQQQWLAMQQQYQQQWLAMQQYPPAAAAALQQQQMAAAAMFHQPPHYLPYHYYQHQQAQVAVAPPPPPQIQSSSEENKTIWIGDLQPWMDEHYLQSCFAPTGEAIAVKIIRNKQTGQSERFGFIEFLSHAAAEKVLQTYNGTAMPNADQLAFRLNWATFSTGERRQDAGSDLSVFVGDLASDVTDTVLHETFATRYPSVRGAKVVVDANTGRSKGYGFVRFGDETERSRAMTEMNGQYCSSRPMRIGVATPKKPSTQQQFSQVLSGGAAANGAHSENDTSNTTVFVGGLDSEITDEELKQTFSEFGEVLSVKIPVGKGCGFVQFSNRSSAEDAIQQLNNTVIGKQTVRLSWGRTPANKQLRMDSGNQWNGNYYGKQGYGYTVPQGQDPNMYGSGAGYGAPTNGYGNH, translated from the exons ATGCAACCACCGAGCAACGGAGGAGACATGAGTCAGCAACAACAGCAATGGTTGGCTATGCAGCAGCAGTATCAGCAGCAGTGGTTAGCCATGCAACAGTATCCcccggcggcggcggcggcgctGCAGCAGCAGCAGATGGCGGCGGCGGCTATGTTCCATCAGCCGCCGCACTACTTGCCTTACCATTACTATCAGCATCAGCAGGCTCAGGTGGCGGTggcgccgccgccgccgccccaGATTCAGAGCTCGTCGGAGGAGAATAAAACGATTTGGATCGGTGATCTTCAGCCGTGGATGGATGAACATTATCTCCAGTCTTGCTTTGCTCCTACCGGCGAG GCTATTGCTGTAAAGATTATCCGTAATAAACAGACAGGCCAGTCAGAGAGATTTGGATTCATTGAGTTTCTTTCTCATGCAGCAGCTGAGAAGGTCCTCCAGACCTACAATGGAACTGCCATGCCTAATGCAGACCAATTAGCGTTCCGGTTGAACTGGGCAACATTTAGTACTGGTGAAAGGCGTCAAGATGCTGGTTCTGATCTTTCTGTGTTTGTAGGTGATTTGGCTTCAGATGTTACAGATACAGTGTTACATGAAACGTTTGCTACTAGATATCCCTCTGTTAGAGGTGCAAAAGTTGTAGTTGATGCAAACACTGGTCGTTCAAAAGGTTATGGATTTGTTAGGTTTGGAGATGAAACTGAGAGGTCAAGGGCCATGACTGAAATGAATGGTCAGTACTGTTCGAGCAGACCCATGCGCATAGGTGTTGCAACCCCCAAGAAGCCATCTACACAGCAGCAATTTTCACAAG TGTTGTCTGGAGGAGCTGCTGCAAATGGTGCCCATTCAGAGAACGATACATCAAACACCACA GTTTTTGTGGGAGGGCTGGATTCTGAAATAACTGATGAAGAACTTAAGCAGACGTTTTCTGAGTTTGGCGAGGTTCTTTCGGTAAAAATTCCAGTTGGGAAAGGATGTGGTTTTGTTCAATTTTCCAACAG ATCCAGTGCTGAGGACGCTATTCAACAATTGAATAATACTGTTATTGGCAAGCAGACAGTCCGTCTATCCTGGGGTCGAACTCCAGCAAATAAGCAG TTGAGAATGGATTCCGGTAATCAGTGGAATGGAAATTATTATGGAAAGCAAGGTTATGGGTATACAGTGCCGCAGGGTCAGGATCCAAACATGTATGGTTCTGGTGCTGGTTATGGGGCACCTACAAATGGGTATGGAAATCACTAG
- the LOC108206478 gene encoding uncharacterized protein LOC108206478 isoform X1, giving the protein MADDLCFFFKDNLILKPQKTSSLLLRIIVLVCAMLCGVYICSVHLKRISAGTKDEALSVQVVRGQCLVPHVEPWEKPYVHYPNPETFRRDECACHPVRSFAILSTQRSGSGWFETLLNSHTNISSNGEIFSVKDRRSNISTITETLDKVYNLDWLTSASKRECTAAVGLKWMLNQGLMQYHEEIVEYFKSRGVLVIFLFRRNHLRRMISILANSYDQNAKPLNGTHKSHVHSSHEAEILAKFQPTINTTLLIPNLRQVDEMTTKALEYFRSTRHIVVYYEDIIKNRTKLDEVQDFLRVPRIKLTSRQVKIHKGSLNEQVTNWDDIEKTLRGTPYESFLNADYKL; this is encoded by the exons ATGGCTGACGATCTCTGTTTCTTCTTCAAG GATAACTTGATTTTAAAGCCGCAAAAGACATCTTCACTTCTGTTGAGAATAATTGTGTTGGTATGTGCAATGCTTTGTGGGGTTTATATATGCTCAGTGCATCTAAAACGAATCAGTGCTGGCACCAAGGACGAAGCTCTAAGCGTTCAAGTAGTAAGGGGGCAATGTCTGGTCCCACATGTTGAACCATGGGAAAAACCTTATGTTCACTACCCAAATCCTGAAACTTTTCGGAG AGATGAGTGTGCATGCCATCCAGTGCGATCCTTTGCTATTTTGTCTACGCAGAGATCCGGGAGTGGATGGTTTGAGACATTATTGAATAGTCATACCAACATAAGTTCTAATGGAGAGATCTTCTCAGTCAAAGACCGGAGAAGTAACATTTCAACAATCACAGAAACATTGGATAAAGTTTACAATTTAGACTGGTTAACAAGTGCTTCGAAGAGGGAGTGTACAGCCGCAGTTGGCTTAAAATGGATGCTCAATCAG GGTTTGATGCAGTATCATGAAGAAATTGTGGAGTACTTTAAAAGTAGGggagttttagttatatttctTTTTAGAAGAAATCATCTGCGAAGGATGATTTCAATTCTTGCAAATTCTTATGATCAAAATGCTAAACCACTGAATGGGACACACAAATCTCATGTGCATTCATCCCACGAG GCTGAGATACTTGCGAAATTTCAACCTACTATAAATACCACGTTGCTCATACCCAACTTGAGGCAAGTCGATGAGATGACTACTAAAGCCTTGGAATATTTCAGGAGCACAAGGCACATTGTAGTATACTACGAAGATATTATAAAGAATCGGACT AAACTGGACGAGGTTCAAGATTTTCTGAGGGTACCTCGAATAAAGCTGACTAGTCGTCAGGTGAAGATACACAAAGGATCCTTGAATGAACAAGTTACAAATTGGGATGATATAGAAAAGACACTGAGGGGAACACCCTATGAGAGCTTCCTTAATGCAGATTATAAATTGTAG
- the LOC108223386 gene encoding probable carboxylesterase 12, whose amino-acid sequence MDTDIAHDFSPFFVVHKNGTIKRLMGSSPIPAPQTLNGAKTKDVTVSSDPKITVRIFLPESASPGQKLPVVFYIHGGAFTIESALSIAYSSYVASVASKCNAIAISVDYRLAPEAPIPACYDDSWEALKWVVSHVAGSGPDPWINEHGDFTRFYVAGDSAGANIANTIAIWVSTKGLGCDVKISGMILACPFFGHEVELDKIWKYCCCEETGVNDPRLNPAASPDLLAKLACERVLVFTAERDFLRERGVTYYKALEKSEWKGEVESVETEGEEHVFHLIKQDSEKAGDVMEKINSFINHK is encoded by the coding sequence ATGGATACCGACATTGCCCACGACTTCTCTCCATTCTTCGTAGTCCACAAAAATGGCACCATCAAGAGACTCATGGGCAGCAGCCCAATCCCCGCACCCCAAACTCTAAACGGCGCCAAAACAAAAGACGTCACCGTTTCATCAGACCCCAAAATCACCGTCCGTATATTTCTCCCGGAATCCGCTTCACCGGGACAAAAGCTTCCCGTGGTCTTCTACATCCACGGCGGCGCATTCACTATTGAGTCCGCTTTATCAATAGCCTACTCCAGCTACGTGGCATCCGTGGCTTCAAAATGCAATGCCATCGCTATTTCGGTTGATTACAGGCTCGCCCCTGAAGCCCCCATTCCGGCGTGTTATGATGATTCATGGGAAGCCCTCAAATGGGTCGTTTCCCATGTTGCCGGGTCGGGACCCGACCCGTGGATAAACGAACACGGTGATTTTACCCGGTTTTATGTAGCTGGGGACAGTGCTGGagccaatatagccaataccatcgcGATCTGGGTGAGTACTAAGGGGCTGGGGTGTGATGTGAAGATTTCGGGTATGATTTTGGCGTGTCCGTTTTTCGGACATGAGGTGGAGCTGGATAAAATTTGGAAATATTGTTGTTGTGAAGAAACGGGTGTTAATGATCCGAGATTGAACCCGGCGGCGAGTCCGGATTTGTTGGCAAAGCTTGCGTGTGAAAGGGTGCTTGTTTTCACGGCGGAGCGTGATTTTTTGAGAGAGAGGGGTGTGACTTATTACAAGGCGTTGGAGAAGAGTGAGTGGAAAGGAGAAGTGGAGAGTGTTGAGACGGAAGGTGAAGAACATGTGTTTCATTTGATCAAGCAAGATTCTGAGAAGGCCGGGGATGTCATGGAAAAGATAAATTCTTTCATCAACCATAAGTGA
- the LOC108197181 gene encoding polyadenylate-binding protein RBP47 isoform X1, with the protein MQPPSNGGDMSQQQQQWLAMQQQYQQQWLAMQQYPPAAAAALQQQQMAAAAMFHQPPHYLPYHYYQHQQAQVAVAPPPPPQIQSSSEENKTIWIGDLQPWMDEHYLQSCFAPTGEAIAVKIIRNKQTGQSERFGFIEFLSHAAAEKVLQTYNGTAMPNADQLAFRLNWATFSTGERRQDAGSDLSVFVGDLASDVTDTVLHETFATRYPSVRGAKVVVDANTGRSKGYGFVRFGDETERSRAMTEMNGQYCSSRPMRIGVATPKKPSTQQQFSQAVVLSGGAAANGAHSENDTSNTTVFVGGLDSEITDEELKQTFSEFGEVLSVKIPVGKGCGFVQFSNRSSAEDAIQQLNNTVIGKQTVRLSWGRTPANKQLRMDSGNQWNGNYYGKQGYGYTVPQGQDPNMYGSGAGYGAPTNGYGNH; encoded by the exons ATGCAACCACCGAGCAACGGAGGAGACATGAGTCAGCAACAACAGCAATGGTTGGCTATGCAGCAGCAGTATCAGCAGCAGTGGTTAGCCATGCAACAGTATCCcccggcggcggcggcggcgctGCAGCAGCAGCAGATGGCGGCGGCGGCTATGTTCCATCAGCCGCCGCACTACTTGCCTTACCATTACTATCAGCATCAGCAGGCTCAGGTGGCGGTggcgccgccgccgccgccccaGATTCAGAGCTCGTCGGAGGAGAATAAAACGATTTGGATCGGTGATCTTCAGCCGTGGATGGATGAACATTATCTCCAGTCTTGCTTTGCTCCTACCGGCGAG GCTATTGCTGTAAAGATTATCCGTAATAAACAGACAGGCCAGTCAGAGAGATTTGGATTCATTGAGTTTCTTTCTCATGCAGCAGCTGAGAAGGTCCTCCAGACCTACAATGGAACTGCCATGCCTAATGCAGACCAATTAGCGTTCCGGTTGAACTGGGCAACATTTAGTACTGGTGAAAGGCGTCAAGATGCTGGTTCTGATCTTTCTGTGTTTGTAGGTGATTTGGCTTCAGATGTTACAGATACAGTGTTACATGAAACGTTTGCTACTAGATATCCCTCTGTTAGAGGTGCAAAAGTTGTAGTTGATGCAAACACTGGTCGTTCAAAAGGTTATGGATTTGTTAGGTTTGGAGATGAAACTGAGAGGTCAAGGGCCATGACTGAAATGAATGGTCAGTACTGTTCGAGCAGACCCATGCGCATAGGTGTTGCAACCCCCAAGAAGCCATCTACACAGCAGCAATTTTCACAAG CTGTAGTGTTGTCTGGAGGAGCTGCTGCAAATGGTGCCCATTCAGAGAACGATACATCAAACACCACA GTTTTTGTGGGAGGGCTGGATTCTGAAATAACTGATGAAGAACTTAAGCAGACGTTTTCTGAGTTTGGCGAGGTTCTTTCGGTAAAAATTCCAGTTGGGAAAGGATGTGGTTTTGTTCAATTTTCCAACAG ATCCAGTGCTGAGGACGCTATTCAACAATTGAATAATACTGTTATTGGCAAGCAGACAGTCCGTCTATCCTGGGGTCGAACTCCAGCAAATAAGCAG TTGAGAATGGATTCCGGTAATCAGTGGAATGGAAATTATTATGGAAAGCAAGGTTATGGGTATACAGTGCCGCAGGGTCAGGATCCAAACATGTATGGTTCTGGTGCTGGTTATGGGGCACCTACAAATGGGTATGGAAATCACTAG